From the Oceanotoga teriensis genome, one window contains:
- a CDS encoding ABC transporter permease, protein MMNFIIKFKNNKYIYSILGVAIFLFLWQFFSSFYKPIILPSPLYTFETLLSMIFQKDTWYNIWLSFLRLFAGYFLSMILGTFLGFFMGLNEKINMFFNPMIVMLQTTPNISWILIAIIWFGLNSKIVVFTILISILPIFVINTREGVKSTDEELLQMSYVYKFSDFRRFTHIYLPSVKPYIASASIITIERGWKIGAMAELLSLDTGIGAGLYWARNNLQTEKIFAWTIILVSLGYISSMILKKIIKKFI, encoded by the coding sequence ATGATGAATTTTATTATTAAATTTAAAAACAATAAGTATATATATTCAATTTTAGGAGTTGCCATATTTTTATTTTTATGGCAATTCTTTTCTTCATTTTATAAGCCCATTATTTTACCATCACCTTTATATACTTTTGAAACTCTTTTGTCTATGATCTTTCAAAAAGATACTTGGTATAATATATGGTTGAGTTTTTTAAGACTTTTTGCAGGGTATTTTTTATCTATGATTCTGGGGACTTTTTTAGGTTTTTTTATGGGATTAAATGAGAAGATTAATATGTTTTTTAATCCAATGATTGTTATGTTGCAGACTACTCCCAATATTTCATGGATATTAATAGCTATAATATGGTTTGGATTAAATTCAAAAATAGTTGTTTTTACTATATTGATATCTATTTTGCCTATATTTGTTATTAATACTCGTGAAGGGGTTAAAAGTACGGATGAAGAGCTTTTACAAATGTCTTATGTGTATAAATTTTCTGATTTTAGAAGATTTACTCATATTTATCTTCCCTCTGTTAAACCTTATATAGCATCGGCAAGTATAATTACAATTGAAAGAGGTTGGAAAATAGGTGCTATGGCAGAACTTTTGAGTTTGGATACCGGTATAGGTGCAGGGCTTTATTGGGCGAGAAACAATCTTCAAACTGAAAAAATATTTGCATGGACTATTATTCTTGTATCTTTGGGATATATTAGTTCTATGATATTGAAAAAAATAATAAAAAAGTTTATATGA